One part of the Rutidosis leptorrhynchoides isolate AG116_Rl617_1_P2 chromosome 1, CSIRO_AGI_Rlap_v1, whole genome shotgun sequence genome encodes these proteins:
- the LOC139870930 gene encoding uncharacterized protein, giving the protein MQKKTSHQLLLLEKAYAAESNPNKFRIEKLSKDSGLTYKQVQDWFYRQRVVKPKEELHRQQSKSGSSSGPESKPRLSNEPLDAENILGEIGSHVDSLRAKFKERMQATNEKERIAKRSRHELSSESDSGPCNEPLGKVGHGEDADGSVKNKMIEMLIEKNQRDEAKCESVLEEFKRLEKSIADRKKLIDDIKKVI; this is encoded by the exons ATGCAGAAGAAGACTTCACACCAACTGCTTCTACTTGAAAAAGCCTATGCTG CTGAGTCGAACCCAAATAAATTTAGAATAGAAAAGCTGAGTAAAGATTCAGGGTTAACGTATAAGCAAGTGCAAGATTGGTTTTATCGGCAAAGGGTTGTGAAGCCAAAGGAAGAATTACATCGACAACAATCAAAGTCAGGCTCTAGTTCAGGGCCAGAATCAAAACCAAGGCTGTCTAATGAACCCTTG GATGCTGAGAACATACTTGGCGAAATTGGTTCTCATGTTGATTCATTACGGGCAAAGTTTAAAGAAAGAATGCAAGCAACAAATGAGAAAGAAAGGATTGCTAAAAGGTCACGTCATGAACTGAGTTCAGAATCAGATTCTGGCCCTTGTAATGAACCGTTGGGTAAGGTTGGTCATGGTGAAGACGCTGATGGAAGTGTAAAAAACAAAATGATCGAAATGCTGATTGAAAAAAACCAAAGGGACGAAGCTAAATGTGAATCTGTCTTGGAGGAGTTTAAGCGACTTGAGAAGTCCATTGCAGACAGGAAGAAACTCATCGATGACATCAAAAAAGTTATTTAA
- the LOC139870923 gene encoding uncharacterized protein, translating into MSLPLSISIVTIKSHKPKTKKFQSLLFLKQIAIPNCSSFTFLQNNVLKNSTNSCCKSLIQASGTTTSSVTVEKDESNGTIFVIRAQDKMGLLPMITRVLKGLKIDKPTIQFDEKEDFFVVKFLVNDLNGNKIEDKETLIKIKNILMEAFNGSEGVVVKKAGFLGGKTEKMFDLMDGFLKNDPISLQKDILHHVEYTVARSRFSFDDFEAYQALSHTVRDRLIERWHDTQQYFKKKDPKRLYFLSLEFLMGRSLSNSVINLGIRDQCAEALSQLGFEYEVLAEQEGDAALGNGGLARLSACQMDSLATLDYPAWGYGLRYQYGLFRQIILDGFQHEQPDYWLNFGNPWEIERVHVSYPVKFYGTVQEEVVNGNKRKVWIPKETVEAVAYDNPIPGYGTRNTSNLRLWAAKPSDGIDMESYNTGDYINAIVNRQKAEIISNVLYPDDRSYQGKELRLKQQYFFVSASLQDIIRRFKDVHGNFDEFPDKVALQLNDTHPSISIAELMRVLLDEEHLGWKKAWNITRRVFSFTTHTVLPAALEKVPADLFENVLPRHLQIIYDINFEFMEELKNKIGQDYARLSRMSIIEEGAAKNIRVANLSVVCSHSVNGVSRAHFELLKTRVFTDFYELWPEKFQYKTNGVTQRRWIVVSNPSLCSLISKWLGTEDWIRDVDLLNGLKQYAANSDLQQEWMMVKKINKMRLAEYIESMSGVKVSLDAMFDVQIKRIHEYKRQLLNVLGVIHRYDCIKNMDENERKTVVPRVCIIGGKAPPGYKIAKKIIKLCHAVAETINNDSDIGDLLKLVFIPDYNVSVAELVIPGSDLSQHISTAGHEASGTGSMKFLMNGCLLLATPDGSTNEIIEEIGEENMFIFGAKINEVPALREKECDVKEPLQFARVVRMVREGYFGFKDYFKSLCDTVENGKDFYLVGSDFASYLEAQAAADRAYADEEKWSEMSILCTAGSGRFSSDRTIKDYAEKTWGIQPCKCPF; encoded by the exons ATGTCTCTACCCCTTTCAATTTCTATTGTCACAATTAAATCCCATAAACCAAAAACCAAAAAGTTTCAATCTTTATTGTTCTTGAAACAAATTGCAATCCCAAACTGTTCATCTTTCACTTTCCTTCAAAACAATGTACTAAAAAATTCAACTAACAGTTGCTGCAAATCTTTAATACAAGCTTCTGGAACTACAACTTCATCTGTAACAGTTGAAAAAGATGAATCAAACGGTACCATTTTTGTGATCAGAGCTCAAGATAAAATGGGTTTATTACCTATGATCACTAGGGTTTTAAAAGGGCTTAAAATTGATAAACCCACAATACAATTTGATGAAAAAGAAGATTTTTTTGTAGTAAAGTTTCTTGTTAATGATTTAAATGGAAATAAAATTGAGGATAAAGAAACTTTAATCAAGattaaaaatattttaatggaAGCTTTTAATGGCAGTGAAGGGGTTGTAGTGAAAAAGGCAGGATTTTTGGGGGGTAAAACTGAGAAAATGTTTGATTTGATGGATGGGTTTTTGAAAAATGATCCAATTAGTCTTCAGAAAGATATACTACATCATGTTGAGTACACAGTTGCAAGATCAAGGTTCAGTTTTGATGATTTTGAAGCTTATCAG GCATTGTCACACACTGTGAGGGACCGGTTGATTGAGCGTTGGCATGATACTCAACAATATTTCAAAAAGAAGGATCCGAAACGTTTATACTTCCTATCGCTCGAATTTCTAATGG GCCGTTCGTTGTCAAATAGTGTGATTAACTTAGGCATACGGGATCAATGTGCCGAAGCGTTAAGTCAGCTTGGATTTGAGTATGAAGTTTTAGCAGAGCAG GAAGGAGATGCAGCCCTCGGGAACGGTGGTTTGGCCCGTTTATCTGCTTGCCAAATGGATTCTCTAGCAACATTGGATTATCCAGCATGGGG ATATGGATTGCGGTATCAGTATGGGCTATTCAGGCAGATAATATTGGATGGTTTTCAGCATGAACAGCCTGACTATTGGTTAAACTTTGGAAATCCGTGGGAAATTGAGCGGGTCCACGTATCGTATCCTGTTAAG TTTTATGGTACCGTGCAAGAGGAAGTTGTGAATGGAAACAAACGTAAAGTTTGGATTCCTAAAGAAACGGTTGAAGCTGTTGCTTACGACAATCCTATACCTGGTTATGGAACACGAAACACAAGTAATCTTCGTTTATGGGCTGCTAAACCGAGTGATGGCATTGATATG GAGTCTTATAATACGGGAGATTATATCAATGCTATTGTAAACAGACAAAAAGCGGAAATAATAAGCAATGTACTATACCCTGATGACCGTTCTTATCAG GGTAAGGAATTACGGCTAAAGCAACAATATTTCTTTGTCTCGGCATCATTGCAAGATATTATCAGAAGGTTTAAAGATGTGCATGGAAACTTTGACGAATTCCCTGATAAG GTTGCTTTGCAGTTAAACGATACGCATCCATCTATTTCCATTGCTGAGCTGATGCGCgtgcttcttgatgaagagcaTTTGGGTTGGAAAAAGGCATGGAATATTACAAGACGAGTTTTTTCGTTTACGACACACACAGTACTACCCGCAGCATTGGAAAAAGTCCCTGCTGATCTATTCGAGAACGTTTTACCGCGTCATCTACAA ATTATATATGACATAAACTTTGAATTCATGGAAGAGTTGAAAAATAAGATCGGACAGGATTATGCCCGGCTATCTCGTATGTCTATCATTGAGGAAGGTGCTGCCAAG AATATTCGAGTAGCGAACCTGTCCGTTGTTTGTTCTCACTCCGTTAATGGAGTCTCCAGAGCACACTTTGAATTGCTAAAAACACGAGTATTCACG GACTTTTATGAACTGTGGCCTGAGAAATTTCAGTACAAGACAAATGGAGTAACTCAG AGACGTTGGATCGTAGTAAGCAATCCTTCACTGTGTTCTCTTATCTCTAAGTGGCTCGGTACTGAAGATTGGATTCGTGATGTTGATCTCTTAAACGGTCTCAAACAATATGCAGCAAATTCTGACCTACAGCAAGAATGGATGATG GTGAAGAAGATTAACAAAATGAGGCTTGCCGAATACATTGAATCAATGAGCGGAGTGAAG GTTAGTTTGGATGCGATGTTTGATGTTCAGATAAAGAGAATACATGAATATAAAAGGCAATTGTTGAATGTGTTAGGTGTTATTCATAGATATGACTGCATAAAG AATATGGACGAAAACGAGAGAAAAACGGTTGTACCTCGTGTGTGCATAATTGGCGGGAAAGCTCCTCCGGGGTACAAGATAGCAAAGAAGATCATCAAGCTTTGTCATGCAGTTGCAGAAACAATTAACAACGATAGTGACATTGGAGATCTCCTTAAACTG GTTTTCATTCCCGATTACAATGTTTCGGTTGCTGAATTAGTTATACCAGGAAGTGACCTTTCACAACACATTAG CACTGCAGGACACGAGGCTTCCGGGACCGGAAGCATGAAATTTCTTATGAACGGATGCTTGTTGCTTGCCACACCTGATGGATCAACTAATGAAATAATTGAAGAAATCGGTGAAGAAAATATG TTCATATTTGgagcaaagatcaatgaagttccgGCATTACGTGAAAAAGAATGTGATGTTAAAGAACCCCTTCAATTTGCACGCGTAGTTCG GATGGTGAGGGAAGGGTATTTTGGATTCAAAGACTACTTCAAATCGCTGTGTGACACTGTTGAAAACGGCAAAGATTTTTATCTCGTGGGGTCAGACTTTGCTAGCTATCTAGAAGCTCAG GCAGCTGCGGATAGAGCATATGCTGACGAGGAGAAATGGAGTGAGATGAGCATACTTTGTACTGCCGGATCTGGAAGATTTAGTAGTGATCGAACGATTAAAGATTATGCGGAGAAAACATGGGGAATTCAGCCTTGTAAATGCCCCTTCTAA